The proteins below come from a single Mercenaria mercenaria strain notata chromosome 3, MADL_Memer_1, whole genome shotgun sequence genomic window:
- the LOC123524274 gene encoding interferon-inducible GTPase 1-like isoform X2 — protein sequence MQEFGIFKGLCHYVADNVEDWKEKYVKIAIAGNSGTGKSSLINTLRGMRPGDKGAAKVGVTETTTEAVSYRFPNNDRIRIFDLPGMGTIHFPRQNYMEDMKVSTYDAFIIVTSERITENDVWFTKEIMSKNRHVCFVRTKIDTELANEKKDNPKGFVKEKCLAEMRNEIITTLKKELGPEKLCGIYLLSSRDKDRYDFPKLTDALQSHLNILGRAIRKFLGEHIKLVIDEKRELNKGGFLPQKIWQFMSGFSVPHTHKLSRDMEKIRLICLREFCLDNMSLELVSNETGISVDDLKAKLRTFKQDEDKAKKSGFQRVAYVMRYYHAMQRNLANMCDDMASDEMCLVNLKLDRVEEELSPLLSK from the coding sequence ATGCAAGAATTTGGTATATTTAAAGGGCTTTGCCATTACGTCGCAGATAACGTTGAAGACTGGAAAGAGAAGTACGTGAAAATCGCAATCGCAGGGAATTCGGGCACTGgtaaatcaagtttgattaataCTTTGAGAGGCATGAGACCAGGCGATAAAGGCGCTGCGAAAGTTGGTGTAACTGAAACAACTACAGAAGCAGTTTCTTACCGTTTCCCAAATAATGACAGAATCCGCATATTCGATCTCCCCGGAATGGGAACAATACATTTTCCAAGACAAAACTACATGGAGGATATGAAAGTTTCGACGTACGACGCTTTTATTATTGTTACATCAGAAAGAATAACAGAGAATGATGTATGGTTTACCAAAGAAATTATGTCTAAGAATAGGCACGTATGTTTTGTTCGCACAAAAATCGATACGGAGCTTGCAAATGAGAAGAAAGACAACCCAAAAGGGTTCGTAAAGGAAAAATGTTTGGCTGAGATGAGGAATGAAATAATTACTACACTTAAAAAAGAACTAGGTCCTGAAAAATTATGTGGAATCTATCTACTGAGTTCCCGTGACAAAGACCGATATGATTTTCCAAAACTTACGGATGCACTACAGAGTCACCTTAACATTTTAGGACGTGCTATACGAAAATTTCTTGGGGAACATATAAAGTTAGTCATCGATGAAAAGAGGGAGCTAAATAAAGGAGGATTCCTTCCCCAAAAAATCTGGCAATTCATGTCTGGCTTTTCAGTGCCACATACGCACAAATTGTCCAGGGATATGGAGAAAATACGTCTTATTTGTCTCAGAGAATTCTGTTTAGACAACATGTCACTAGAACTAGTGTCTAACGAAACTGGCATTTCGGTGGACGATCTAAAGGCCAAATTAAGAACTTTCAAACAGGATGAAGACAAAGCAAAGAAAAGTGGGTTTCAACGTGTAGCATATGTGATGCGCTATTACCATGCTATGCAACGTAATTTGGCGAATATGTGTGATGACATGGCATCAGATGAAATGTGTCTTGTTAATCTAAAACTAGATAGAGTTGAAGAGGAATTAAGTCCGTTGTTAAGCAAATGA
- the LOC123524274 gene encoding interferon-inducible GTPase 1-like isoform X1 — translation MDAEEDDYEHQTQVLNEEIWSQDIRDENEYNIFRSFVNEDQLTKHMQEFGIFKGLCHYVADNVEDWKEKYVKIAIAGNSGTGKSSLINTLRGMRPGDKGAAKVGVTETTTEAVSYRFPNNDRIRIFDLPGMGTIHFPRQNYMEDMKVSTYDAFIIVTSERITENDVWFTKEIMSKNRHVCFVRTKIDTELANEKKDNPKGFVKEKCLAEMRNEIITTLKKELGPEKLCGIYLLSSRDKDRYDFPKLTDALQSHLNILGRAIRKFLGEHIKLVIDEKRELNKGGFLPQKIWQFMSGFSVPHTHKLSRDMEKIRLICLREFCLDNMSLELVSNETGISVDDLKAKLRTFKQDEDKAKKSGFQRVAYVMRYYHAMQRNLANMCDDMASDEMCLVNLKLDRVEEELSPLLSK, via the exons ATGGATGCTGAGGAAGATGACTACGAACACCAAACGCAGGTACTAAACGAGGAAATTTGGAGCCAGGACATACGAGATGAAAATGAGTATAAT ATTTTTCGATCATTTGTAAACGAGGACCAACTGACAAAACACATGCAAGAATTTGGTATATTTAAAGGGCTTTGCCATTACGTCGCAGATAACGTTGAAGACTGGAAAGAGAAGTACGTGAAAATCGCAATCGCAGGGAATTCGGGCACTGgtaaatcaagtttgattaataCTTTGAGAGGCATGAGACCAGGCGATAAAGGCGCTGCGAAAGTTGGTGTAACTGAAACAACTACAGAAGCAGTTTCTTACCGTTTCCCAAATAATGACAGAATCCGCATATTCGATCTCCCCGGAATGGGAACAATACATTTTCCAAGACAAAACTACATGGAGGATATGAAAGTTTCGACGTACGACGCTTTTATTATTGTTACATCAGAAAGAATAACAGAGAATGATGTATGGTTTACCAAAGAAATTATGTCTAAGAATAGGCACGTATGTTTTGTTCGCACAAAAATCGATACGGAGCTTGCAAATGAGAAGAAAGACAACCCAAAAGGGTTCGTAAAGGAAAAATGTTTGGCTGAGATGAGGAATGAAATAATTACTACACTTAAAAAAGAACTAGGTCCTGAAAAATTATGTGGAATCTATCTACTGAGTTCCCGTGACAAAGACCGATATGATTTTCCAAAACTTACGGATGCACTACAGAGTCACCTTAACATTTTAGGACGTGCTATACGAAAATTTCTTGGGGAACATATAAAGTTAGTCATCGATGAAAAGAGGGAGCTAAATAAAGGAGGATTCCTTCCCCAAAAAATCTGGCAATTCATGTCTGGCTTTTCAGTGCCACATACGCACAAATTGTCCAGGGATATGGAGAAAATACGTCTTATTTGTCTCAGAGAATTCTGTTTAGACAACATGTCACTAGAACTAGTGTCTAACGAAACTGGCATTTCGGTGGACGATCTAAAGGCCAAATTAAGAACTTTCAAACAGGATGAAGACAAAGCAAAGAAAAGTGGGTTTCAACGTGTAGCATATGTGATGCGCTATTACCATGCTATGCAACGTAATTTGGCGAATATGTGTGATGACATGGCATCAGATGAAATGTGTCTTGTTAATCTAAAACTAGATAGAGTTGAAGAGGAATTAAGTCCGTTGTTAAGCAAATGA